The following are from one region of the Veillonella nakazawae genome:
- a CDS encoding metal ABC transporter ATP-binding protein: MEWAVEVEDMTVAYTTKPVLWDVDMKVPIGSLAAIVGPNGAGKSTLLKAMLGLLTVISGSVKFYIDHHLAMDKKDYKKIAYVPQSGSVDWDFPTTVLDVVLMGRYGHLGWFKRPSKKDKELALSMIEKMGMSDYVNRQIRQLSGGQQQRVFLARALVQEADIYLMDEPFKGVDKTTEHAIISLLQEMKARGKTVIVVHHDLNTVPQYFDWVTMVNKQTVAYGPVAETFTDEAIERTYGKGRIV, translated from the coding sequence ATGGAATGGGCCGTTGAAGTTGAAGATATGACCGTAGCTTATACGACAAAACCCGTATTATGGGACGTAGATATGAAGGTCCCCATCGGTTCCTTAGCGGCCATCGTCGGCCCGAATGGGGCCGGTAAATCTACATTATTAAAGGCCATGTTAGGCCTATTAACAGTTATCTCAGGTAGTGTTAAGTTTTATATCGACCACCACCTTGCAATGGACAAAAAGGATTACAAGAAAATCGCCTATGTACCTCAAAGCGGTAGCGTAGACTGGGACTTTCCTACTACCGTATTAGACGTTGTACTTATGGGTCGCTATGGTCATCTAGGTTGGTTCAAACGACCAAGTAAAAAGGATAAGGAGCTGGCCCTCTCCATGATTGAAAAGATGGGCATGAGCGACTATGTAAATAGGCAAATCCGTCAACTTTCAGGGGGCCAACAACAGCGTGTATTCCTCGCGAGAGCCCTCGTACAAGAGGCGGATATTTACCTCATGGACGAGCCTTTCAAGGGCGTCGACAAAACGACGGAGCACGCCATTATCTCTCTTTTACAAGAAATGAAAGCGCGCGGTAAAACAGTTATCGTCGTACACCACGATTTAAATACGGTGCCTCAGTATTTCGACTGGGTAACGATGGTCAATAAGCAAACTGTTGCCTATGGTCCCGTAGCAGAGACCTTCACTGACGAAGCCATCGAGCGCACCTACGGCAAGGGGAGGATTGTATGA
- a CDS encoding metal ABC transporter solute-binding protein, Zn/Mn family has translation MKFNRILLIVVSLALMLLALAGCGKDAAQDSQKKLNVVATTTMLTDLVKEIGGDHVSVQGLMGPGVDPHLYQASAGDVTTMSKADVVVYNGIHLEGKMGSIFDNLTKQNKATIRVSDAIDPATLLDFDEEDGVKTKDPHIWFDVANWKLAAKAVYEGLAKADPAHKEDFKKRYDAYLTKLDETDAYIKTQAESIPKESRVLVTAHDAFQYFARAYGFEVKGLQGVSTATEAGTQDVNELVQFIVDHKIKAIFVESSVPHKTIEAVQEAAKAKGWNVAIGGELYSDSLGSEGTEGGTYIGMVKANIDTIAKALK, from the coding sequence ATGAAATTCAATCGAATCTTACTAATCGTCGTATCATTAGCACTTATGTTATTAGCTCTTGCCGGTTGTGGTAAGGATGCAGCCCAAGACAGTCAGAAAAAATTAAATGTTGTAGCCACTACTACAATGTTAACGGATTTAGTAAAAGAAATTGGCGGTGACCATGTATCCGTCCAAGGGCTCATGGGCCCTGGCGTAGACCCTCACCTCTATCAAGCAAGCGCCGGCGATGTAACAACTATGTCTAAGGCAGATGTTGTGGTGTACAACGGCATTCATTTAGAAGGTAAAATGGGTTCCATTTTTGACAATTTAACAAAACAAAATAAAGCTACCATCCGCGTGTCTGACGCTATTGATCCAGCTACTCTACTCGACTTTGACGAAGAAGATGGCGTAAAAACTAAAGATCCTCATATTTGGTTCGATGTAGCTAACTGGAAACTTGCTGCCAAAGCGGTTTACGAAGGTCTTGCTAAAGCAGATCCAGCTCACAAAGAGGATTTCAAAAAACGGTATGATGCATACCTCACTAAATTAGATGAAACAGATGCATACATCAAAACACAAGCAGAATCAATTCCTAAAGAATCTCGCGTCCTCGTAACAGCACACGATGCCTTCCAATACTTCGCTCGCGCTTATGGCTTTGAAGTAAAAGGTTTACAAGGCGTTAGTACTGCTACAGAAGCAGGCACACAAGATGTGAATGAACTTGTTCAATTCATCGTAGATCACAAAATTAAAGCGATCTTCGTAGAATCTTCTGTACCACACAAAACAATTGAAGCCGTTCAAGAAGCAGCTAAGGCTAAAGGTTGGAACGTTGCCATCGGTGGCGAATTATACTCCGACTCCCTCGGTTCTGAAGGCACTGAAGGCGGCACATATATCGGCATGGTAAAAGCCAATATCGATACCATCGCTAAAGCACTTAAATAA
- a CDS encoding metal ABC transporter permease: MTILQSYTTQMVLLGTALLGLASGIAGTFAVLRKESLIGDGLSHAALPGVVIAFLLTGIKDIEVLIIGAALSSITAAWLITITVENSKIKFDGALATILSAFFGLGMVLLTYLQSLNNAGQAGLSKFIFGQAATILARDVYITSAAALIIIVLTALFWKELKLISFDVEYAKTLQIPVTFTLILYRSLLIMTIIIGIQSVGAILISSLLIAPAVGARQWTNKLGTMCILAGCFGMVSAIGGTIWSTTVQKLPTGPAIIVILSVIVLLSLIFAPNRGILWQYRRNKQSKQALLSETAKISPADLQQKIYRAEGRQPHIGGAP; the protein is encoded by the coding sequence ATGACCATACTCCAATCTTATACGACACAGATGGTATTGCTCGGCACGGCTCTCTTAGGCCTTGCCAGTGGTATTGCAGGCACATTTGCAGTACTGCGCAAGGAAAGCCTCATCGGTGACGGTCTCTCCCACGCGGCACTGCCTGGTGTAGTCATCGCATTCTTGCTGACCGGTATAAAAGACATTGAGGTACTCATTATAGGTGCCGCCCTGTCCTCTATCACTGCGGCGTGGCTCATAACCATCACCGTAGAAAACAGTAAAATCAAATTCGATGGTGCTCTGGCTACTATACTATCTGCTTTCTTTGGTCTTGGTATGGTCCTACTCACCTACCTTCAAAGTCTGAACAATGCAGGTCAGGCAGGGCTTTCAAAATTTATATTTGGACAGGCCGCCACCATATTAGCCCGCGATGTGTACATTACATCGGCGGCAGCGCTCATCATTATCGTTTTAACAGCCTTATTTTGGAAAGAACTAAAGCTCATTTCCTTTGACGTAGAATACGCCAAAACATTGCAAATTCCCGTCACCTTTACACTCATTTTATATCGTTCACTATTGATCATGACCATCATCATCGGCATTCAATCAGTAGGTGCTATCTTAATCAGTTCCCTACTCATTGCACCGGCCGTAGGGGCCCGTCAGTGGACGAACAAGCTAGGTACCATGTGTATACTAGCAGGATGTTTCGGTATGGTATCTGCTATTGGCGGTACCATTTGGAGTACAACAGTACAAAAACTGCCTACAGGTCCTGCGATCATCGTCATTCTGTCGGTTATCGTACTATTGAGCCTTATTTTTGCACCTAATAGAGGCATCTTGTGGCAATATCGTAGAAACAAACAATCAAAACAAGCTTTATTATCAGAAACTGCAAAGATAAGTCCCGCCGATTTACAACAAAAGATATATAGAGCAGAGGGTAGACAGCCTCACATAGGAGGTGCACCATGA